GCCGCCGCACTCATCACGGGCGTGGCGGCGTGTTCCCGCCCCGGCGCCACCGGCGCGGGCGGCGCCGACTCGGTGGTGGTCGGCATAGCGACCGAGCCGGAGAGCCTCAGCCCGCTGCTGGGCTCGTCAAGAACCCCGGCTACGTCTTCCTCACCCACATCGACCACCTGTACGTCGTGAACGACCGCTGGGAGGGGCTCACCACCCAGGTCGAGCCGCACGACCACGGCCTCGGCTCCGGCCCCTGGTGGAACGTGGAGAGCTGGAAGCCGAGGGACAGGTGAGCCTCCCCTGGGGGCCGATGGCGCGCATGGCGGGGCGGCGGACGCTCCTCGCCGCCCCGGTCCTCCTCGCCGTCACCTTCGGTGTCTTCGCCGTCGCCGCGCTGTCCCCCTTCGACCCCGTGAAGGCCTACGCCGGCACCGCGGGGCTCACCGCCTCGCAGGCCGAACTCGACCGGCTCCGTGCCAACCTCGGCGTCGACCGGGCGCTGGTCCCGCGCTGGTGGGACTGGCTCACCTCGGCGGTCACCGGCGACCTCGGGACCTCGTCCGTCATGCGCCAGCCCGTCGCCGACGTCATCGGGGAGCGGGTCGGCCTCGGCGCGGACCTGCTCGCCCGGCGTCCCCACGAGGTCAGCGACGGCCAGCTGCAACGCGCCTGCCTGGCACGGGCATTGGTGCTGCGGCCGCGCTGGCTGGTGTGCGACGAGATGACCGCGATGCTGGACGCCTCCACCGCCGCGGCCCTGGTCGCGGTCGTCGAGGAGTACCGCGCCGAGAGCGGGGCCGGACTCCTTGCGGTCGGCCACGATCCGGTGCTGCTCGGCCGCTGGTGCGGTCGCACGACCCACTGGAGCGAGATCGTCAAGGACTGACCGCCCGTCACGGACGGTCAACACCCGTACGGCGGACACGTGTTTCGCCCGAAGGCACCCCCTCCTGCGCCACCATGACGGCGAGTAAGGAGGTTTCGATGGTGATTTCCCTCTCCGTGGTCGTCCTGCTCCTCATCCTCGCCTGGATCTTCCTGCGCAGCGGCGGGCTCAAGTTCTCGCACGCGCTGGTCTGCGCACTGCTCGGCTTCTACCTCGCGAGCAGCAGCATGGCCGCGACCATCCACAACGGACTGACGGCCACCGCGAACGTGGTCTCCAGTCTCCACCCCTGACCTTGATCCACTGTTGCGCCTTCGTGAATCATCCGGCGCATCCATGGACTCCTCGGGCACTGCGATCTAGCGTCTGGCCGCGGCGCGATGTCAGACGCAATGTCAACAAGACCGAAGAGGCAGGGAGGAAGTCCGGATGTCCCGAAGAGCGCTGAACTGCGCCGTGGTGCCGGTCGTCGCCGCCTTCACGGTGATGTACGGCGGCTCGCCGGCCCAGGCCGAGGAGATACCCAAGGCCCCCGGCCACCGCCTGATCAGCCACTACGACGGCAGCCCCGCGGCCGCCGTTCCGCTGCCCGGCGAGGCGCTGCCGCAGCATCCCCACCTCGCGCCCAACGGCCGCAGCGGCATGCACTCCGACGCGGCGGGCAGCGCCACGGTCCCCTGGTCGGGGCCGCTCGGCAAGAACCTGCAGGTGACCAGCGAGAAGATCGCCGCGCTGGGCGGCGAATGCGCCACCGCCACCTTCGACGCGGGCGGCCGCCTCGTCACGGTGTGCGGCACCTTCTCGGGCTTCAAGGTCAAGCTCCTGGAGCCGCGAACGCTCGCCACGCTCGCGGAGTACCAGCTCCCGCAGCGCTCTTCGGCGGTCGAGGCGATCACCTCGCTCGACTTCGCGAAGATCTTCAAGGACACCTCGGGCGGCCCCTACTTCTACCTGGACGACCAGGACCGGGCCGTGCTGGCCGACTCCCGCCAGCACATCCTGCGCCTCGCACACTCCTGGACCCCTGACGAATCAGGCGGGAGCTGGAAGTTCACGGTCGACGACGACTGGGACCTCACCGGCCAGGTCCCGCACGACTGCGTGACCTGGACCAACCTGCGGCCCAGCGGCACCTGTGACCCGGTCACCTCCGTGATGCCCGACTGGGACGGCCGCATCTGGTGGGTCACCCGCCAGGGCCGGGTCGGCACCGTGGACCCGGCGACCTCGCAGATCCGCTCCGTCCGGCTGCCGGGCGAGGAGATACAGAACTCCTTCTCGGTCGCCGAGGACGGCGTCTCCATCGTCTCCGACCACGCGCTCTACGGCTTCCGCGCCGCCGCCGACGGCACCCCCGAGGTGCAGTGGCGCCAGACGTACGACCGCGGGACCGCCGCCAAGCCCGGATCCGTCAACCAGGGTTCGGGAACCACCCCGGACCTCTTCGGCAACGGCTACGTCGCCATCACCGACAACGCCGACGACCGGATGAACGTCCTGGTCTACAAGCGGGGCACGGACGTCCCGGCCGACCGGCGGCTGGTCTGCAAGGTGCCGGTGTTCGGCTCCGGTGCCTCGACCACCGACAACTCCCTGATCACCTGGGGCAACAGCATCGTCGTCGAGAACAACCACGGCTACGAGAACCCCACCACCCTCCTGCTGGGGAAGTCGGTCGTGGGCGGCGTGACCCGCATCGACGTCCGGGCCGACGGCAGCGGCTGCCACACGGTGTGGGAGAGCGCGATCCGGGCTCCCTCCGTGGTCCCGAAGCTCTCGACCGCGAACGGGCTGCTCTACTTCTACGAGAAGGAGCCCAACTTCTGGGGCATCGACGGCTGGTACCTCACGGCCGTGGACTTCCGCACCGGTGAACGCCGCTGGCGACAGCTGACCGGAACCGGCCCGCTCTACGACAACAACTGGGCCCCGATCACCCTCGGCCCCGACGGCACCGCGTACGTCGGCGTCTTCAACGGCATCATCGCGGTCCGCGACAGCTGACGCCGGGGGACCGGCGGCAGGGGAGGACCGACGCGCATCCGACCGCTTCCGGTCAGGACCGGTCCGGCGCTCGACCGAGCGCGTGAGCCGCCCGCAGTGCGGACGTTCCGCGGTGGGCGGCTCACGCACGTCCGGGCCCGGCCCCGCGGTCAGGAACCGGCCGGATCTCGCCATCCGGCCGACGAGTTGAGCGGGGACAACAGAGCGCCCAGGCCGACGAGCAGACGCAGCCCGCCCGCGATCGCGATGATCAGGTACATGTTGTGCCACCGCTGCTCCAGCACACCGCCCAGCACCGAGGCGACCGGGATCGACATGAAGGCGATCATCCGGGTGGTCGCCACCACCCGGCCCAGCATCTGCGCGGGCACGGTGCGCTGGCGCAGGACGAACCAGCTCACCATGTTCACGGTGCCGATGCCGTAGATCAGCGCCCAGAGCAGGGAGATGCAGACGACGTCCCGCAGCGGGATCAGCAGGACGATCCCGGCGCCGGCGAGCACCGTCCCCGCGATGACGACCCGGCCGGGCGCGAGACGGCGGCCCAGCCACGGGCAGGCGGCGGCCCCCAGCACCGCTCCCGCGCCCTGCGCGGCGAAGACCACCCCGACCAGGGCGGGCGACATCGCCTGGTAGTCGCTCAGGTAGTAGACGAGGTTGGCCTGCACCAGCCAGGTGCCCAGGTTGGCGAGGGCGAACAGGACCGCCCCGCTGAGCAGGGGCCGGTTGTCCCGGACGATGTGGACCAGGGAGTCCCTCACCTCCGCCCGCAGGTCGCGGCGTACCGGCTCCGCCGACCGCGCGGCGGGCGGCTCCGACCGGGTTCTGACGGCCAGCACGGCCAGGGCCGACACCGCGAACGTGCCCGCGTCCGCCCAGATCGCGCCCTCGTAGCCGACGGCCGCGACGAGCACGCCGGCCACGGCGGGGCCGGCGAGGCCCATCACGTTGTCGCCCATCTGCATCCAGGCGTTGGCGCGCTCCAGTTCCTCGTTGCGGACCAGGTCCGGGACCATCCCCTGGAAGGCCGGGTAGTACAGCGGTTCCACGCACGCGAGCAGGAACGCCGCCAGGTAGACCAGCAGCACCGAGGAGGACCCCGACGTCACGATGAGCGCGAGGATCCCCGCGAGGACCGTCGCCGTCAGGTCGCCCACGACCAGGATCCGCCGCCGCTCGAGCCGGTCGGCGATCACGCCGCCCGGCAGCGAGAGCAACAGCAGCGGCGCGTACTCCAGTGCGTACACCACCGCGGTGTTCAGCGCCGACCCGGTCAGCTCGAACACCATCAGCGGCAGCGCCAGCCGGTAGATCCAGTTGCCGAGTCCGGACACGACGAAGGCGAACAGCAGCAGCTCGTACGGTGCGCCGAGCCGCCGTTTCGCGAGCGCCGCGCGGACGTCCGTACTCAAGTGAAGGTCCACCCGGTGTCCGTGCGCAGGGCGTCGGCCGGGCGCGGCTCCCCCGCGTGGCGGCCCGGCGTGCCGGTCGGAGACGTTCCGTGCGGCATTGCTGTGTTCCTCCTGGACGTGGTGCACGGCCGGGGCGGTCCCTTTCGGGCACGGTGATCCGGCTGACCGATTCTTCTGTCTGCGATGACTCGTGGGTGAATCGACGGTTCTGAATTGAGTGCACGTCGGCATGCTCAAAGGACCGGTGTTCGATGTTAATCATTCCGGGCCGAATGCGCCTCCTCGTGTGACTCAGTCCACTGCTGGAGTGAATGCCGATCGGATTGCCGCCGGGGAACTTCGTCGAAATTGGGCGTTGACAAGCGGTCCTAATGTGACGGCCGGCCCGTCGCATATGAGCCGAACCTGCCGGTGAGGCTCGGATTTTGACTGAAAATCGGCCTTCTTCGCCGATCAAGTCGCTGACAGGGCGATGCTTTTCAGTCATCGGGCCAGGTGATCACCCTCACGTCGATTCCGTTATTGCCAGGACTTTCCTGCTGGTACGTTGATCGGAACACCCCGGTCGCAAAGCCGTTCACGAGAGTGGCTCTACTTGAAAAGCGGGCTCGGGAATCCAGGGCCCCCGGGAGGCGTCATGCCCCACAAGGTGATTCTGGCGCTTCTTGCGATCGGCTCCTTTGCCGTCGGCACCGACGGATTTGTCATCAGCGGTATTCTTCCGCGCATCGCCGGTGAACTGGACGTGTCCGAACCGGTGGCCGGACAGCTCGTCACGGCCTTCGCGCTCAGCTACGCGATCAGCGCGCCGGTCCTGATGACCCTGACCGCCGGCCTGTCCCGGCGCGTCATGCTGCGCGGCTCGATGCCGGCCTTCCTGCTCGCCAACGTGCTGGGCGCGCTCGCCCCCACCTACGGGGTGCTGATGGGGGCCAGGATCCTGGCCGGGATCAGTGCCGCCCTCTACATGAACACCGCCGCGGCCACCGCCACGGCACTCGCGGGGGAGCGGTACCGGGGCCGGGCGGTGTCGCTGATCATCGGCGGGCTCACGGTGGCCACGGCGCTCGGTGTGCCCGGCGGCACGCTGGTCGGGCAACTCGGCAGCTGGCGCCTGACGTTGGCACTCGTCGTGGTGCTGGCCCTGCCCGTGTTCATCGGCCTGTTCCTGGTGCTGCCCGCAGTGCCGCAGCCACCGGTGGTCAGCATGCGCGACCGGGTGCGGATCGGCGCGCAGCGTCCGGTCCTGCTGGCCGTCCTGGCCAACCTGTTCGCGGTGGCGGGCTGCTTCACCGTCTTCACCTACCTGGCGGCCTTCACCCGTGCCACCACGGGCATGGACGACGCCGGCGTGAGCGTCGTCCTGCTGGTGTTCGGTGTCGCCGGCGCGGTCGGCAACGCGGTCGGCGGCCGGCTCAGCGACCGCATCGGGGCGGAACGCACCTTCACCGCCTCGGTGTCGGGCGTCACGGCGGCCATGGCGCTGTTGGCGGTACTGGCGAGCTGCTTCGCCTCCGAGTCGGCTGCCGTGGCGGCGGTCTTCCTCGCCGCCACGGCAGCCTGGGGAACGGTCTACTGGGCCGAACCCCCCACCGCCATCCACCGCGTACTGGACCTGGCCCCCACGGCCCCGAGCGTGGCCATCTCCGTCAACAGCTCCGCGTCGTACCTCGGTGTGGCCCTGGGCGGTGCGGTCGGCGGGGCGGTGCTCGACCGGCTCTCGCCGGCCGCCCTCGCGTGGGCGGGCGGGTGCCTGGAGCTGGTCGCCCTGGCCCTGGTCGTCCTGTCGAGGGTTTCCGCAGGCCGGGGGCGTCGGGCCGAGGCGCCCGCCCGTGCGCGGCCGGAGCCCGTGCGCGAGGGCTGACCCCAGTGGCCTGCGGCCTGCGGCTTTCCGGCGCCGAGTCCGCGTCCCGGGACGCGACCTCGGCCTCGGCTCCGCACGTGACCGTGCCGGTGAACGAACGGCAGGGCCGCATGCGCCCTCGACCGCGGCTCGTGGCCGGGAGACCGGGCCGGTCGGATCACTCCCGCAACCGCCCGATCGCCGCCAGCCGCGCCCCGACGTCCAGGTTCCACAGCCGTACGGTGCCGTCGGTGCTGCTGCTGGCCACCGTCCGCCCGTCGGGGGCGAAGACCACGCCCCACACCGCGCTCGCATGGCCGGACAGCACGGCCACCGTCCGGCGTCCGGCCACGTCCCACAGTCGCACCGTACGGTCGTTGCCGCTGCTCGCCAGCGTGCGCCCGTCGGGGGAGAAGGCGATGCCCCGCGCGGAGCCGGTGTGGCCGGACAGCGCCACCCGGAAGCGGTGGCGGTGCGCGTCCCACAGCCGTACGGTGCCGTCGTTGCCGCTGCTGGCGAGGGTCCGCCCGTCCGGGCTGAAGGCGACCCCGCGGACCGCACCCGTGTGCCCGGTGAGGGCGGCCAGCGGGCGCCGCCCGGCCACGTCCCAGAGACGGACCGTCAGATCGTCGCCGGCGCTCGCCAGGGTGCGCCCGTCGGGGCTGAACGCCACGTCGTTGGCGAAGTCCGTATGCCCGGCGAGCGTGGCGAGCGGGCGGCGCGCCACGACGTCCCACAGCCGTACGGTGCCGTCCGAGCCGGCCGAGGCGAGCGTCCGCCCGTCGGGGGAGAAGGCCACCGAGAAGACGGTCCCGCCCAGCCCGGCGAGCGTGGCGGACGGCCCGCCCGCCACGACGTCCCACAGCCGTACGGTGCCGTCCGAGCCGGCCGAGGCCAGGGTCCGCCCGTCGGGGGAGAAGGCCACCGAGAACACCGTCTCGCTGTGACCCTCGAAAGTGGCCAGCACCCGGCGCCCGGCCACGTCCCACAGCCGGACCGTGTGATCCGCCTCCGCGGTGGCCAGCAGCTTTCCGTCCGGGCTGTACGCGGCGTGCCAGATCTCCGAGAACGGCCGCGAGGCCAGCACCGCGCCCCGCAGGTCCCACAGCACCACCGACTGGTCGAAACCGGCGGTGGCCAGCATCGCGCCGCGCTGGTCCACGGCCACCCCGAGCACGTAGTCCGTGTGCCCGGCGAGCGTCGCCGTCAGCCGGCCGCCGGCCACGTCCCACAGCCGGGTCGTCCCGTCGCCGCCCGCGCTGACGACGGTCGTTCCGTCCGGGGTGTAGGCGACGCCGTTGACGTCGTCGCTGTGCCCGGCCAGCGTCGCGGCCGTGCGCCGGCCGGCCACGTCCCACAGGCGTACGGTCCGGTCGACGCCTCCCGTGGCGACCGTGCGGCCGTCCGGGGCGAACGCCGCCCCCAGCACCTCGTCGGTGTGCCCGGTGAGCACGGCCAGCGGACGCGCGTCCACCGGATCCCACAGCCGTACGGTCCGGTCGGCGCCGGCCGAGACCAGCGTCCGGCCGTCCGCGGCGTACGCGAGGGCGTTGACCCGCCCGGTGTGGCCCGCGAGGGACGCGACGGCCCGGTGGTCCCCGGCGGTCTCCCACAGCCGGACCGTCCCGTCGGCGCCGGCGACCGCCAGCGTCCGCCCGTCGGGGGCGAAGGCCACGGCCCGGGCACCCTCCGTACTCGCGGGGAGCACTCCCGTCGCACGGTGGCCCACGGTGTCCCAGAGGCGCGCCGGCCCGTCCGTGGAGGCGGCCGCGAGGGTCCGCCCGTCCGGGCTCACGGCGACCGCGCGGACCCGTCCGGGCATGGTGAAGGTCGCGAGGGTGCGGCGGTCGGCCACCCCCCGCAGGGTCACCGTGCCGTCGGAACTGGCCGTCGCCAGCCAGCCGTTGCCCGGCGAGAAGGCCACCGCGTTGACCGGCCCGCCGTGCCCGCCCAGGCGGGCGATGAACGGCTGGGACTGGGTGCTCAGCAGGGCGCCCCGGGCCTCGCTCGTGGGCGCGGTCCGGTAGGCCTCCCCGGCGAGCAGCATCGACGCCTCCGGCTGGCCGGCGGCCAGCGCCGCCGACTGCAGGGCGAGCGCCCGCGAACGGGCGACGCGCTCCTGGCCGAGTGCGCCCGCGCGCTGCTGGTAGGCCAGGCCGCCGGCGCCCACCGCGAGCACCAGCAGGACGACGAGCGTGGCCAGCATCCGCTGCCGCAGCCGCACCTGGCGCCCGGCCTGCCGCTCGCGGCTGTCGTGCGCCTCCTGGCCGGCCCGCAGGAAGGCGGCCTCCAGGGGGCCGAGCCGGCTCCGGCCGTCGAGCTCGTCGGCCCAGGAGCGTGCGGTGTCCAGCCGGGTCCCGCGGTAGAGCGCCGACGGGTCCCGGCCCTCGCGCTCCCATTCGGCGGCGGCGTGGGCCAGCTGCTGGTGGATCAGGAGCCCGGCCCGGTCGGCGTGGATCCAGCCGCGCAGCCGTGGCCAGGCGTGCAGCAGGGCCTCGTGGGTGATCTCGACGGTGTCGCTGTCCATGGTGATCAGACGGGCCCGTACGAAGGCGTCGAGCGCGGCCGCGGCGGGGCCCGCGTCGGCCAGTTGGTCCATCAGCGCGGTCCGGCTCATCCGCCGCCGCGCCGCCCCCGTGCCGTCGGCCACGTGCACCAGCCGTACCAGGACGCGGCGCAGCGTGTTCTGCTCGGCCGGGTAGAGGCGGGCGAACACCTCTTCGGCCGTGCGGGCGATCGCCCCCTGGATGCCGCCGGTGCGCTCGTACCCGGCGACGGTCAGCGTGGAGCCCTCGCGCTGCCGCCAGGTGGCCATCAGCGCGTGGGAGACCAGGGGCAGCGCACCGGAGGGCGTACGGTCCGGCGGGTCGTCGCGCAGGCCGACATCGCGCAGCAGCAGCGGGACCAGGCCCGGTTCGAGGGTGAGGCCGGCGCGTTCGGCGGGCCGGGTGATCGATTCCCGGAGCTCCGCGAGGGACATCGGGGGCAGTACGAACAGCCCGCCGGTGAAGACCGGGGCCAGCTCCGGAAGGTCCAGACAGTTCCCGGAGAAGTCCGCCCGTACGCCGAGCACCACGACGGCGGGGTCGTGCCCGGCGGGCGGCGCCGGACCGGAGGCGGCCAGGGCGCAGAGCACCCGGACGAACGCGCGCCGCTCGTCCTCGTCGGAGCAGAGCGTGAACAGCTCCTCGAACTGGTCGACGAGCAGCACCGGCCGGGGCGGAGGCGGCCGCCGGTCCCCGGAACCGGACGGCAGCCGCTGCGACAGCCGGTGGACGGCTTCGAGCAGCGCGTGCGGGTGGTCCCGCAACTCCCGTGCCGTGATGCCGAGATCGCTGCCCAGGACCTTCGCGGCGCAGTCCAGCAGCTCCTCCAGCGGATGCGCGGTGGGAGTGAACCGCATCACCGGCCACGTGTCGGCGCCGGGCATCGGGAAGCCGCCGCCGCGCCGCAACGCCGGTACGAGACCTGCGTTGAGCAGCGAGGACTTGCCCGCGCCCGACGGGGCGACCAGCATCAGCGGTGCGATGTCGACCCGCCCGAAGACCCGTTCGACCAGCTCGGCCGTCGCCCGCTCCCGGCCGAAGAACCACTCGGCCTCCCGCGCGGTGAAGGCCGGCAGACCGCGGTACGGACACGCTCCGTCCGTCGGCGGCCCGGCGTCGGCAGGGCCTTCGGCGCCGGCCTCGGGCGCTCCCGTCTCCCGGACCATCCGCAGCAGTTCACCTCCCGCCCGCAGTACGTCGTCGCAGCGCCGCGCGACGTCGACGGTGACGCGCTTCGAGCCGGTCTCGATCTTGCTGAGATAGCCCTTGCTGTAGTGCGTCTGCCGTGCGAGGTCCGCGAGGGACAGGCCGCGTTGCACCCGCAGACGTCTCAGCTGCGCAGGGAAGTGCACCGACGTGTCGTCGGACGCGTGCTGGTGATCGGTCTTCCGCCGGCGGTCCGGATCCCCCAAAACATCCCCCATGGCAATGCGCGCCCAGGCAGCGAGATGGCACTGCCCAGGCTACCGCGGGGGTACGACGGAAGACGGGATCCTCCAGCCGGTATGACCAGAACAGGAACCCCCGGAGCCGCCCGCGCGGCGGCTCCGGAAGCCCTCGCCGCGGGAGCGCTACCGGTTGAGGCGGATCGAGTTGATCGGCGTGAGGTCGGCGTAGACACCGGTCTTGGCGGCGATGGGGCTGCCGCAGCCCGCGCCGTTGGAGCCGGTGCACAGGTTTGCGGTCGCACCGCCGTACTGATTGTTGAGCACCCAGTGGTTCCCGAACTGGTTGCTCAGGTTGTGGGCCCCGTACGAGTAGAAGACGTGGGTCGGCTTGACGGCCGGGTTCTGGTTCTGAGGGTAGATGCAGACCGCCCCGTCCGGGCATCCGGCCCACGCGTCGACCGGCTTGGCCTCGACCGAACCGCTGAGCGCGAGGACGGCGGTGGCGGCGGTCGCGAGGGCGGCGGCGCCGCGGAACATCTTGCGCATGGTTTCTCCTGGTGGTTCTTGTCTCCTGCGGACGACTTCAGCCTGCCCCCGCCGGATGCGGCGGTCGACGGGTTGCCCGTTGCCCCTTGCCGGAGCCCCCGGGAAACCCCCTGCGACCAGCACGGTGTCGAAGCGGGGGGCAACGGCCCGCGCCGCGTCCCCGGCTCCGGGTGACGAGGTGTCACGCCGCGACGGCGCAAGGCCGTCGCGGCGAGTCCCGCGATCCACTCCTCCGGACGTCAAATTGCGCCGTTTGCCCACGGCATGTACCCGTCCGCTTACCCAATGTGGCGAACTGCTCTAATCGCCCATAACTTCTGCATCGTGACGAACCGACAAATCAAGTCCCTCATGTGCATCGCAGTCGTCATGGCCGCAGGGATCGGCGTGGCCGCGCCACCCGCCGCCGCGGCCGGACGGCGAGTGCACCCGGGCGACTCGATCCAGGACGCGGTGAACGCCGCACGACCGGGCGACATCATCACCGTGATGCCCGGCACCTACTACGAGAACGTGCTGATCACCAAGCGGCTCACCCTGCGGGGGTTCGGCGCCCGTACGGTGATCAAGCCGCCGATCATCCAGGCCGCGCCGGCAGCACCTGCGGCACCCGCGGCACCCGACGCGCCGGGCGGGGCGGCAGCGGCCGCGCCGGGCGCACCGGCGGCTCCCGCGCGCGCGGCCACCGCCTGCTCGCAGGCCGACACCGGGATCTGCGTCATGGGGACGCCCGAGCAGAGCGTGAACGAGGTGAAGATCCGCGCGCTGACCGTCTCGGGCTTCAAGCGGAACGGCATCTGGGCCGCCTACACCGACCGGCTCAGCGTCGAGCGGGTGATCTCCGAGAAGAACGGCACCTGGGGGATCGCTCAGGAACGGTCCACCCGCGGGGTGTTCCGCGGCAACGTCGCCCGAGACAACACCGAGTCGGGAATCTTCATCGCCAACACCGTCGAGCGGGAGGGCGGCGCCACCGACACCCTGGGCGCGGTGGTCCTGCGCAACACGCTGACCGGGAACCGGATCGGAGTCACGGTCAGGCGCGTCAGGAACCTCTCCGTCAGCGACAACCTCCTCACCGGCAACTGCGGCGGCGTGTTCGTCGTCGGCGACGAGGGCGAGCCGGGTGCCGGAGCCATGACCATCCGCGGCAACTGGATCCACGAGAACAACAAGTTCTGCAAGGGCAACAGCCGCCTCCCCGACATCCAGGGCGTCGGCATCGTCCTCACCGGGGCCGAGGAGACGGTCGTGCGCGGGAACTCCATCCGCGGCAACGTCGGCGCCTCCCCCCTGTCCGGCGGAATCCTGCTGTTCAAGAGCTTCGTGGGCGCGACGAACACGGACAACGTCATCCAGGACAACGTGGTGCGGGGCAACCAGCCGGCCGACCTG
Above is a genomic segment from Streptomyces sp. NBC_01233 containing:
- a CDS encoding right-handed parallel beta-helix repeat-containing protein; translated protein: MTNRQIKSLMCIAVVMAAGIGVAAPPAAAAGRRVHPGDSIQDAVNAARPGDIITVMPGTYYENVLITKRLTLRGFGARTVIKPPIIQAAPAAPAAPAAPDAPGGAAAAAPGAPAAPARAATACSQADTGICVMGTPEQSVNEVKIRALTVSGFKRNGIWAAYTDRLSVERVISEKNGTWGIAQERSTRGVFRGNVARDNTESGIFIANTVEREGGATDTLGAVVLRNTLTGNRIGVTVRRVRNLSVSDNLLTGNCGGVFVVGDEGEPGAGAMTIRGNWIHENNKFCKGNSRLPDIQGVGIVLTGAEETVVRGNSIRGNVGASPLSGGILLFKSFVGATNTDNVIQDNVVRGNQPADLANQGTGTGNRFVGNRCGTSVPAGMC
- a CDS encoding MFS transporter, translating into MSTDVRAALAKRRLGAPYELLLFAFVVSGLGNWIYRLALPLMVFELTGSALNTAVVYALEYAPLLLLSLPGGVIADRLERRRILVVGDLTATVLAGILALIVTSGSSSVLLVYLAAFLLACVEPLYYPAFQGMVPDLVRNEELERANAWMQMGDNVMGLAGPAVAGVLVAAVGYEGAIWADAGTFAVSALAVLAVRTRSEPPAARSAEPVRRDLRAEVRDSLVHIVRDNRPLLSGAVLFALANLGTWLVQANLVYYLSDYQAMSPALVGVVFAAQGAGAVLGAAACPWLGRRLAPGRVVIAGTVLAGAGIVLLIPLRDVVCISLLWALIYGIGTVNMVSWFVLRQRTVPAQMLGRVVATTRMIAFMSIPVASVLGGVLEQRWHNMYLIIAIAGGLRLLVGLGALLSPLNSSAGWRDPAGS
- a CDS encoding nSTAND1 domain-containing NTPase, which codes for MGDVLGDPDRRRKTDHQHASDDTSVHFPAQLRRLRVQRGLSLADLARQTHYSKGYLSKIETGSKRVTVDVARRCDDVLRAGGELLRMVRETGAPEAGAEGPADAGPPTDGACPYRGLPAFTAREAEWFFGRERATAELVERVFGRVDIAPLMLVAPSGAGKSSLLNAGLVPALRRGGGFPMPGADTWPVMRFTPTAHPLEELLDCAAKVLGSDLGITARELRDHPHALLEAVHRLSQRLPSGSGDRRPPPPRPVLLVDQFEELFTLCSDEDERRAFVRVLCALAASGPAPPAGHDPAVVVLGVRADFSGNCLDLPELAPVFTGGLFVLPPMSLAELRESITRPAERAGLTLEPGLVPLLLRDVGLRDDPPDRTPSGALPLVSHALMATWRQREGSTLTVAGYERTGGIQGAIARTAEEVFARLYPAEQNTLRRVLVRLVHVADGTGAARRRMSRTALMDQLADAGPAAAALDAFVRARLITMDSDTVEITHEALLHAWPRLRGWIHADRAGLLIHQQLAHAAAEWEREGRDPSALYRGTRLDTARSWADELDGRSRLGPLEAAFLRAGQEAHDSRERQAGRQVRLRQRMLATLVVLLVLAVGAGGLAYQQRAGALGQERVARSRALALQSAALAAGQPEASMLLAGEAYRTAPTSEARGALLSTQSQPFIARLGGHGGPVNAVAFSPGNGWLATASSDGTVTLRGVADRRTLATFTMPGRVRAVAVSPDGRTLAAASTDGPARLWDTVGHRATGVLPASTEGARAVAFAPDGRTLAVAGADGTVRLWETAGDHRAVASLAGHTGRVNALAYAADGRTLVSAGADRTVRLWDPVDARPLAVLTGHTDEVLGAAFAPDGRTVATGGVDRTVRLWDVAGRRTAATLAGHSDDVNGVAYTPDGTTVVSAGGDGTTRLWDVAGGRLTATLAGHTDYVLGVAVDQRGAMLATAGFDQSVVLWDLRGAVLASRPFSEIWHAAYSPDGKLLATAEADHTVRLWDVAGRRVLATFEGHSETVFSVAFSPDGRTLASAGSDGTVRLWDVVAGGPSATLAGLGGTVFSVAFSPDGRTLASAGSDGTVRLWDVVARRPLATLAGHTDFANDVAFSPDGRTLASAGDDLTVRLWDVAGRRPLAALTGHTGAVRGVAFSPDGRTLASSGNDGTVRLWDAHRHRFRVALSGHTGSARGIAFSPDGRTLASSGNDRTVRLWDVAGRRTVAVLSGHASAVWGVVFAPDGRTVASSSTDGTVRLWNLDVGARLAAIGRLRE
- a CDS encoding ATP-binding cassette domain-containing protein, with amino-acid sequence MSLPWGPMARMAGRRTLLAAPVLLAVTFGVFAVAALSPFDPVKAYAGTAGLTASQAELDRLRANLGVDRALVPRWWDWLTSAVTGDLGTSSVMRQPVADVIGERVGLGADLLARRPHEVSDGQLQRACLARALVLRPRWLVCDEMTAMLDASTAAALVAVVEEYRAESGAGLLAVGHDPVLLGRWCGRTTHWSEIVKD
- a CDS encoding MFS transporter; its protein translation is MPHKVILALLAIGSFAVGTDGFVISGILPRIAGELDVSEPVAGQLVTAFALSYAISAPVLMTLTAGLSRRVMLRGSMPAFLLANVLGALAPTYGVLMGARILAGISAALYMNTAAATATALAGERYRGRAVSLIIGGLTVATALGVPGGTLVGQLGSWRLTLALVVVLALPVFIGLFLVLPAVPQPPVVSMRDRVRIGAQRPVLLAVLANLFAVAGCFTVFTYLAAFTRATTGMDDAGVSVVLLVFGVAGAVGNAVGGRLSDRIGAERTFTASVSGVTAAMALLAVLASCFASESAAVAAVFLAATAAWGTVYWAEPPTAIHRVLDLAPTAPSVAISVNSSASYLGVALGGAVGGAVLDRLSPAALAWAGGCLELVALALVVLSRVSAGRGRRAEAPARARPEPVREG